A single window of Candidatus Tanganyikabacteria bacterium DNA harbors:
- a CDS encoding flagellar protein, which yields MSATPPAVGPIGPAGPRPPISVGPQAGPTFGEVLEQKGREVKLSTHAQNRLKSRNIPWDQTRQERLNSLIDKAAAKGARESLVLMEDVAFIVSVRNRTVITAVDGQNIKENVFTNIDSAVIG from the coding sequence ATGTCGGCCACGCCGCCGGCCGTCGGCCCCATCGGGCCGGCCGGTCCGCGGCCGCCGATCAGCGTCGGCCCGCAAGCCGGCCCGACGTTCGGCGAGGTCCTCGAGCAGAAGGGCCGGGAGGTCAAGCTCTCGACCCACGCGCAGAATCGGCTCAAGAGCCGCAACATCCCCTGGGATCAGACCCGCCAGGAGCGGCTCAATTCCCTGATCGACAAGGCGGCCGCCAAGGGCGCCCGCGAATCGCTAGTGCTGATGGAGGACGTGGCCTTCATCGTGTCCGTGCGCAACCGGACCGTGATCACGGCCGTGGACGGCCAGAACATCAAGGAAAACGTCTTCACCAACATCGATTCGGCCGTGATCGGCTGA
- the fliJ gene encoding flagellar export protein FliJ, with protein MPKRFKFRLEAVLKHRKQVEDEKAGALGRAVLMRQEAEAALQAVLDAQTDLNRKRAELQHSGRFTAMDLEEHVRYLSALQAKEVERRRHLERQRQAEEAARQELVLARQEREVLDRLRENQHLEYLKELDAADAKLIDELATQAHARKILGIERSGT; from the coding sequence ATGCCGAAAAGATTCAAGTTCCGCCTGGAGGCCGTCCTCAAGCACCGCAAGCAGGTGGAGGACGAAAAGGCCGGCGCGCTCGGGCGGGCGGTGCTCATGCGGCAGGAGGCCGAAGCCGCCCTGCAGGCCGTGCTGGACGCGCAAACCGACCTCAACCGCAAGCGCGCCGAATTGCAACATTCGGGCCGGTTCACGGCCATGGATCTGGAAGAGCACGTGCGCTACCTTTCGGCCCTGCAGGCCAAGGAGGTGGAGCGCCGGCGCCACCTGGAACGCCAGCGGCAGGCCGAGGAAGCCGCCCGCCAGGAACTGGTGCTCGCCCGCCAGGAGCGGGAAGTCCTGGATCGGCTCAGGGAGAACCAGCACCTCGAGTACCTCAAGGAACTCGACGCGGCCGACGCCAAGCTGATCGACGAACTGGCCACCCAGGCGCATGCCCGCAAGATTCTAGGGATCGAGCGTTCGGGGACATAA
- a CDS encoding flagellar hook protein FlgE, which translates to MMRSFNSGVTGLKSHQTRIDVIGNNIANVNTNGFKQQRVEFQTLVSQIIREGTLPTGLRGGTNQQQVGLGVNIGAISSMLTQGALQYTGKNTDLGMQGEGYFLVKDGTGTYYTRDGGFDFDRSGTFVRPANGMKVQGWQAVDGKLDTTAPPGDIKVARGLNLQPNATSEVKLKGNLKSDVQDLILDGVLKGSSDPAVDPTATTVQVKLTTSKNELVKGLLTISPIKGTAAWSVKFDVDSADAGKIEGATSQEMGTITFDTSGKLISNTLQNLKLAFKPTNGANPIDIPVVPSQLVLRPDVQASRIGLAAPSGQQLPVGAAGQVAAGSYTMTVNFFDSLGNGHAGNLIFSRDLDEQDKNKATAGAPTRWRVSFAHADTAIKNDTSANPPAGGGPLPIELGTVSFDNAGLLVESNLQTLKLKYLNGSADSNISFDAGIRGEITGLTQFTTSSTALVNDQNGFSSGTLQGYSIDDEGIITGVFTNGQMRKIAQVATATFTNPQGLTSLGANMFRPGNNSGEPQIGVAGTGGRGTVSSGNLEMSNVDLAGSFSDLIITQRGFQANTRIITTSDELLQELIQLKR; encoded by the coding sequence ATGATGAGGTCTTTCAACTCTGGGGTCACGGGACTCAAGAGCCACCAGACCCGGATCGACGTGATCGGCAACAACATCGCCAACGTCAACACCAACGGCTTCAAGCAGCAACGCGTCGAGTTCCAGACTCTCGTGTCGCAGATCATCCGGGAGGGCACGCTCCCGACCGGCTTGCGGGGCGGCACGAACCAGCAACAGGTGGGCCTTGGGGTGAACATCGGCGCCATCAGCTCCATGCTGACGCAGGGCGCCTTGCAGTACACGGGGAAGAACACCGACCTGGGAATGCAGGGAGAGGGCTATTTCCTGGTCAAGGACGGCACGGGCACCTACTACACCCGTGACGGCGGCTTCGACTTCGACCGGTCGGGCACGTTCGTGCGGCCAGCCAACGGCATGAAGGTCCAGGGCTGGCAGGCCGTGGACGGCAAGCTGGACACGACGGCGCCGCCCGGCGACATCAAGGTCGCCAGGGGCCTGAACCTCCAGCCCAACGCGACCTCCGAGGTGAAGCTCAAGGGCAACCTGAAGTCCGACGTGCAGGATCTGATCCTCGACGGCGTGCTCAAGGGATCGTCCGACCCGGCGGTCGATCCGACCGCCACGACCGTGCAGGTCAAGCTGACGACGTCCAAGAACGAACTGGTCAAGGGCCTCCTGACCATCTCGCCCATCAAGGGCACGGCGGCGTGGAGCGTGAAGTTCGACGTCGACTCGGCCGACGCCGGCAAGATCGAGGGCGCGACGTCGCAGGAAATGGGAACCATCACCTTCGACACCTCGGGCAAGCTGATCTCCAACACGCTCCAGAACCTCAAGCTGGCCTTCAAGCCGACAAACGGCGCGAATCCCATCGACATCCCGGTCGTGCCCAGCCAGCTGGTGCTCCGGCCCGACGTGCAGGCCTCGCGCATCGGCCTGGCCGCGCCATCCGGGCAGCAGTTGCCGGTGGGCGCCGCGGGCCAGGTCGCGGCCGGCAGCTACACCATGACCGTCAACTTCTTCGATTCGCTCGGCAATGGCCACGCGGGGAACCTGATCTTCTCCCGCGACCTCGACGAGCAGGACAAGAACAAGGCCACGGCCGGCGCTCCCACGCGCTGGCGCGTGTCCTTCGCCCACGCGGACACGGCCATCAAGAACGACACGTCCGCCAATCCGCCCGCCGGCGGCGGGCCGCTTCCCATCGAACTCGGCACCGTGAGCTTCGACAACGCGGGCCTCCTCGTCGAGTCGAATTTGCAGACTTTGAAGCTCAAGTATCTCAATGGATCTGCCGATTCAAACATTAGCTTCGACGCGGGGATCCGCGGCGAGATCACGGGGTTGACGCAGTTCACGACGTCCAGCACCGCGCTGGTCAACGACCAGAACGGTTTCTCGTCGGGAACGCTCCAGGGCTACAGCATCGACGACGAAGGGATCATCACCGGCGTGTTCACGAACGGGCAGATGCGCAAGATAGCGCAGGTCGCCACGGCCACGTTCACGAACCCGCAGGGCCTCACGTCGCTGGGCGCCAACATGTTCCGGCCAGGCAACAACTCGGGCGAACCGCAGATCGGCGTGGCCGGCACGGGTGGCCGCGGCACCGTTTCGTCGGGCAACCTCGAGATGTCCAACGTCGACCTCGCCGGGTCGTTCTCCGACCTCATCATCACGCAGCGCGGGTTCCAGGCCAACACCCGCATCATCACCACCTCGGACGAGCTGCTACAGGAGCTGATCCAGCTCAAGCGATAA
- a CDS encoding flagellar hook-length control protein FliK, with protein MTQSGTPVSLASPLVAAPAKLSGGRKTGYLSQDRGHASASKAGKVAKQFAELLRKAAAEQAADKSLMGQKPRAGEALDGAQTGLAVAAVNPAATPVGMVEEPGNGVGAAASGPVPVSAGAADEQAAGAGNAAAGAAGPATPNEEERLTWQSPGAGPGGRPGEPPGSGGQIPGPDKGSITQVQVTDGAEKPGSPAQGPGTGFPAVELADLNLGDEGHAAGEKQGAPSGEGGANLADAGLRDAEPPEGAPAKADPAAAKPTEPTAAPAAAGAGPAHASDAKTVNIQQGAGPLGSAMVEHFEAYAKGGAPSVKLILQPEHLGEVHVRLTLIDGSINAMVRVDNPQVREAVAQQLEIMRASLAEQGIKIEKLEVSVAGSYDHQRPDADEWASSGQWQGQADPQSRGQDGSWALPETYRSLFQGGSDRAEVGQVADPQGDGAVERVTALDVRA; from the coding sequence TTGACCCAGTCGGGCACGCCCGTGTCGCTTGCGTCGCCGCTTGTCGCGGCGCCGGCGAAGCTGTCGGGCGGCCGCAAGACGGGGTATCTCTCCCAGGACCGCGGCCACGCCTCGGCGAGCAAGGCCGGCAAAGTTGCCAAGCAGTTCGCCGAGCTGCTCCGCAAGGCCGCTGCCGAACAGGCTGCCGACAAGAGTCTCATGGGTCAGAAACCCAGGGCCGGCGAAGCGCTGGACGGAGCGCAGACCGGTCTGGCCGTGGCCGCGGTCAATCCCGCGGCCACGCCCGTTGGCATGGTGGAGGAACCCGGGAACGGGGTGGGTGCCGCCGCGAGCGGCCCGGTGCCGGTGAGCGCCGGCGCCGCGGACGAGCAGGCGGCCGGAGCCGGAAACGCGGCGGCAGGGGCCGCGGGGCCGGCAACCCCCAACGAAGAGGAGCGGCTGACGTGGCAATCCCCGGGTGCGGGTCCGGGAGGCCGACCAGGGGAGCCTCCCGGTAGCGGAGGCCAGATCCCGGGGCCCGACAAAGGGTCGATCACCCAGGTGCAAGTGACGGACGGCGCTGAAAAGCCCGGATCACCAGCCCAGGGCCCCGGGACCGGCTTCCCCGCAGTGGAACTGGCGGATCTCAACCTCGGCGACGAGGGGCACGCGGCCGGCGAGAAGCAGGGCGCCCCGAGCGGCGAGGGCGGCGCGAATCTCGCCGACGCCGGCCTGCGCGACGCGGAACCGCCGGAAGGCGCGCCCGCCAAGGCCGATCCGGCCGCCGCCAAACCGACCGAACCCACGGCGGCCCCGGCGGCCGCCGGGGCGGGGCCGGCCCATGCGAGCGACGCCAAGACCGTGAACATCCAGCAGGGCGCGGGCCCCCTGGGATCGGCCATGGTCGAGCATTTCGAGGCGTACGCCAAGGGCGGCGCGCCGTCGGTGAAGCTCATCCTCCAGCCGGAGCACCTGGGCGAGGTGCACGTGCGGCTGACCCTGATCGACGGGTCCATCAACGCGATGGTCCGCGTCGACAACCCGCAGGTCCGCGAGGCCGTGGCGCAGCAACTCGAGATCATGCGCGCCAGCCTCGCCGAGCAGGGCATCAAGATCGAGAAGCTCGAGGTGAGCGTCGCGGGCTCTTACGACCATCAGCGGCCCGATGCCGACGAGTGGGCTTCAAGCGGCCAGTGGCAGGGCCAGGCCGATCCGCAATCCCGCGGCCAGGACGGTTCCTGGGCGCTGCCGGAGACTTACCGGTCTCTATTCCAGGGTGGAAGTGACAGGGCCGAGGTCGGTCAGGTGGCCGACCCGCAGGGGGATGGCGCCGTCGAACGGGTGACGGCGCTGGACGTAAGAGCGTAG